Part of the Tolypothrix sp. PCC 7910 genome, TTTCCATTATTCTGGCGTAAGTTTTGTAAATATCAGGGCAATAAGAAATTTAAAATTTTAGATTTTAGGTTCAAATCCAAAGTTCTTTCCTATGCCCGATTACTTTCCTAAATACGCTTCTAAAACTTGGGGATTAGTTTGAATTTCTGCGGGTGTACCGTCGGCTAAATTTTGTCCTTCAGCAAGTACCCAAACACGATCGCACAAGGACATAATTACGTCCATGTTGTGTTCGATAATCAGAAATGTCAGACCATCTTGGCGGTTCCAGTTGAGGATGCGATCGCAAATATCATCAATTAATCTGGGATTTACTCCGGCTGCTGGTTCATCTAACAAAATCAGCTTAGGATTTGTCATCAACGCCCGCCCCATTTCTAATAGCTTGCGTTGTCCCCCAGATAAACCACCAGCGTAGTCATGGGCTTTTTTGGCTAAACCGACTGACTCTAACAAAAACATTGCTTGTTCTTGTAGTTGCTTTTCTTCCTTTGCTACCACGTGGGGTTGCAATTGCACTTGCCAAAAATTTTCCCCAGTTTGTTTTTGCGCCGCTAGCAGCATATTTTCTAAAACTGACAACCTCGAAAGAGTCCGGGCTACCTGAAAAGTCCGGACTACTCCCTGCTGGGCGATTTGGTATGGTTGCAGGTGATGAATGGGTTCACCGTCAAAAATCACTCGTCCTTTATCTGGGCGAATGAAGTTAGAAAGTAAGTTAAAAAAGGTGGTTTTACCAGCACCATTGGGGCCAATTAAGCCTGTAATACTGCCTTTAGCTACTTCAATACTGGCATTATTAACGGCTTTAATTCCACCAAAGCTTTTAGAAAGTCCAGTAGCCGCTAATAGGGGAAGTGGGGGTGATGGGTTATTTACCAAGGGTAAGTTCCTCCTTTTTCCCTAAGATACCTTGTGGCCGCCAAATCATCAGTACCATCAAAATTAAACCAATCACCATGATACGGAATGCGCCGAGACGGGCTTCGTCTAGGGGAATAATTTTCGGTAAAACTTCGCGGGTAATGGCATCGTAAGCAAAGTAAATCACCGTACCTAAAATTGTGCCGATGTTATTGCCAGAACCGCCTAAAATTACCATAATCCAAGCGTCAAAAGTTAGCTGTGGTTGGAAATTATCGGGGTAAACAGCACTGAGTTGCCAAGCAAAGAAACCACCAGCAATCCCCGCGATCGCACCGCCTAACATTAGTGATTGTAGTTTATACCAAAAGACATTTTTTCCTAGAGCCTTGGGAATTTCCTCATCTTCGCGGATCGCTTTTAGTACTCTACCCCAAGGCGATCGCACTAACATTTCCAACCGCCAGAAAACGAATGCTAAGACTAACAGCGCCACCAACATTAAACCTGCTTTAGGGATGTAGTTATATAAACTGATAATGCCAGAAACATAAACAGCTATTGCCAGCAGCCCCAAGATTATCCCTACAACTAAACGCGAGATAAATTCCTGTTTGTTGGTTTTGCGCGTTAATTTCTCAGTAGCACCAGAAGCACGGGTATTGTTAATCCATCGCCATAAGGAAAACGCAGTCACAGCTAAAAGCAGTGTCAACAATCCCATCATTACAAATCTGAAAAATAAATTCGGCGTTTCTGAAAAAGGAATCGGGTAACTTTGTACACCAAACGCCCCAGATATCCACGTATCGCCCACTGGTAAATCTTGGTTATTCACCACCAACCGAATTAGTTCTCCCACCCCAATAGTGACAATTCCTAAATAATCTTCTCGCAAGCGCAGAGTCGCAAACCCAATTACCAACCCCAGCAACGCTGCGACAATCGCCCCAACAATAGCCGAAACAAGTATAGGAATACCTTTGAGGCTTAATAATACTGTTGTATAAGCTCCCAGGGTCATAAAAGCGATATGACCAAAATTAATTAACCCTGTAAAACCCCACTGCAAATTCAGTCCCAAACTAAACAATGCAAATGTGGCTGTAGAAATCGCTAAAAATATTAAATATTCAAACATAGATATTTAGTCATTTGTCATTTGTCATTTGTCATTTGTCATTTGTCATTTGGTAATTGGTAATTGGTAATTGGTGTTTAATTATTCCTCCCCTGCTCCCTTACCTCATACCCAATCCCCAATCCCCAGCCCCCAATTCCCCATAGTTTATAACCATTGCTGAACAAATGGGCATACTATTGTGTGGTGAGGGCTAAGAGGAGAAATATGAACTTGCTGCGAACGAGAATTCATCACTTAGTCGATCAGTTAGCGGATGAGGATCTGCCTAGTACTTGGGCTGCTGTCTACAATTTGCATTGTGACTGTTATATGCTCAAAGCGATAGAACAAGCCAAGCGATCGCAACAGCCGTGGGATATATTAACCCAAGAAGAAGCGATCAGACAGTTAATGTATTTTGGAAGTGAAACTTAAGTGATTCTGGAAGTACGCTATACCAGGTCATTTCTCGTAGACCTGAAAAGTTTAGAAACATCTGCTTATGAGCGGGTGTATAATTTTGTCTTTTTTGAGTTTGCTCACCATTGGCAGATGCGATCGCTCCCAGAATTACGTCAGCTTGATGATGAGGCAATATTTCACCGCTTTACTATAGATGAATATTTAGTTGGCATAGAAGTCAGGGGTGAAATTGTCAAATTTTTGCGTGTCATCCCTATGCCAGATGTCTAAGGCCAGAGCTTAGGTCAACACTTAAAACTGTATAAGGCAAAGCAGGGATCGCTATAGCCTTACATTAAACTGGTTTGTGAAAAACACGTTAAGTTGAGATTTCCCTTATGGATGCTAAAGCACTTTGGCAACGATACCAGGATTGGTTATATTTCCACGAGGGATTAGGGCTGTATCTTGATGTTAGTCGGATGCGGTTTGATGATGCCTTTGTGGAGTCGTTGCGGCCGAAGTTTGATCAAGCGTTTGCGGATATGGCGGAACTGGAGAAAGGTGCGATCGCTAATCCGGATGAAAATCGCATGGTTGGACACTACTGGCTGCGAAATCCAGATTTAGCGCCAACTCCAGAACTCACCCAAGAGATTGTCCAAACCTTAGAACAAATCGAAGCTTTTGCAGAGAAAATCCAAACAGGTGCTATTCATCCTCCTAGAGCTAATCGTTTTACCGATGTGATCTCTATAGGTATTGGTGGTTCTGCCCTTGGCCCCCAATTTGTCGCCGAAGCCCTGTCCTCTGATTTCCCACCCCTGAAAATTCACTTTATTGACAATACCGATCCCGCAGGTATCGATCGCATTCTGACTCAGTTGCGAAATAGCCTCTCCAGTACTTTAGTTTTGGTGATTTCCAAATCTGGGGGAACACCAGAACCACGCAACGGCATGATTGAAGTCAAAAAAGCCTATGCTGGACAAAATTTGGACTTTTCCCAATATGCAGTAGCTATTACCAGCACTGATAGTAACCTGGATAAAATCGCAAAATCTGAAGGCTGGCTGGCGACTTTCCCCATGTATGATTGGGTGGGTGGACGCACCTCAGAAATGTCTGCTGTGGGTTTAGTACCAGCTGCATTGCAAGGCATTGATGTTCGCGCCATGCTAGAAGGTGCGAAGGAAATGGATGATGCTACCCGTGTAGCTGATTTGAAAAATAACCCAGCAGCTTTACTGGCTTTGTCTTGGTACTATGCCGGTAATGGTAAGGGTGAAAAAGACATGGTGGTGCTGCCTTACAAAGATAGCTTGCTGTTGTTCAGCCGTTATTTGCAACAGTTAGTCATGGAATCCTTAGGTAAAGAAAAAGACCTAGATGGTAACACCGTCTACCAAGGGATCGCCGTTTATGGTAACAAAGGCTCGACCGATCAACACGCCTATGTTCAACAGTTACGCGAAGGTGTACCCAATTTCTTTGCTACCTTAATTGAAGTTTTAGAAGATCGTAAAAGTCCATCTCCCGAAATCGATCCTGGTGTGACATCAGGTGATTACCTTTCTGGTTTTCTGTTAGGAACCAGACAAGCGCTGTATGAAAATCAGCGTGATTCCATTACAGTTACTATTCCCCAAGTCAATGCGCGGACTGTCGGGGCGTTAATTGCTTTATATGAACGTGCTGTTGGCTTCTATGCAAGCTTAGTCAACATCAACGCTTACCATCAACCAGGGGTTGAAGCTGGTAAAAAAGCCGCCGCCGCGATTCTTGACTTGCAAAAACGTGTCCTAGAAGTACTGCAATCAGCAAAATCTGCCCTTACTCTCGATGAAATTGCCGAGAAAGCAGGTGCATCTCAAGAAATTGAAGCCATTTACAAAATTCTGCGTCATCTACACGCCAATCAACGAGGCGTAGTCTTTCAAGGTAATCTCGCACAACCCAGCAGTTTAAAAGTTTCTGTCAGCTAACGGAATATAGCTTACAAATCAATCAAACTACCTTTCGATATTGTTGGATTGACAACAATTTTTTATCGTTAAGCATCCTGGTGATTGAAGCGCAAACTTCTCTTTCCAGGGTGCTTAACTGTATTTAAGTAGAGCGCTCCAATTAAAGATAGCTGGTTTATCATCTTTAGAATTAATTATATAAATAAGCAATTCAGACAATTTATATTGCTAATTGAGTATGAGCTTAAATCAAATACAGTTCAGTTAATCAAATTAATTGATAACAAAACCAAAAAACTAGTTACGCAACAAAAAAACAGAACAATAATTTTGGAGGGGGTTTGGGGGACGCAACCGTCACCCAATCGGGGGTTTGGGGGAGAATCCCCCAATTGATCTGGCTTCTTTATATAAGTGACAAATCAATCGCTAATGAGCTTAACTGAACCGCATTGATCTTAAATCGGCATCTCTTCCTGTTGTAAAGGAATTTCAATCCAGAATTCTGTTCCCTTACCCAGGACTGACTCACACCTCAAAATTCCTGCATGCTTTTCTACAACAATCTGGTAACTAATTGATAATCCTAAACCTGTGCCTTTACCTACTGGTTTAGTGGTAAAAAATGGGTCAAATAGCTTCAATTGTACATCTTGCGGGATGCCTGGGCCATTATCTGCAATCCTCACTATGACTCGACGATTATTAGTAAGTTCAGTACGGATTCTAATTTGGCTGGGATTTGTTTGAGTATCTAACTGAGAATGCTGGTTATGGTAATTATCTAGAGCATCAATGGCATTATTAATAATATTCATAAATACCTGATTCATTTGCCCAGGATAGCACTCTACTAAAGGCAATTTACCATATTCTTTGATAATTTCAATACCGATGGGATGCTCTGACTTGGCTTTCAGACGATTCTGCAAAATTAGCAGAGTACTATCAAGACCTTCATGAATATTAACTGCTTTCATTTCTGCTTCATCTAAGCGAGAAAAGTTGCGTAAACTCAGCACAATTTCTCGAATGCGATTAGTACCGAGTCTCATAGAAGAAAGTAGTTTTAACAAGTCATTAGCAATAAATTCTAAGTCAACTTTTTCACAGAAATCTTGAATTTCTGGAGCAGGATGAGGATAGTGTTTCTCATAAAGTTTGAGTAGCTCAAGTAAATCTTGGACATATTCATCAGCAGGAGATAGATTACCATGAATAAAGTTAACCGGATTATTAATTTCATGAGCAATTCCGGCAACTAATTGACCCAAGCTAGACATTTTTTCTTGCTGAATTAGTTGCGCTTGAGTTTGTTGCAACTTATGCAAAGTTTCACTGAGTTTTTCTGCTTGAGCTTGCGCTGCTAAGGTAGCAGTACGACTTTGAGTATAAAGTTGTGCATGGTCAATGGCAATTCCTAATTGATCAGTGACAGCTTGTAGCAAGCTAATTTCACTATTATCCCAAACACGTTCGCCACTACAATGGCTACACACAATTGCTCCCAATTCTCCTGTATTACTATTAACTGGTAGCAATAATAAAGAGGTAATACCAAACTCAGTCAAGAATTTTTGGATATGCTCCTCAATTTGGCGATCGCTCTCAATATTATGAATGCAAATTAACTCTTGATGCAGCAGTTTTTTTGCTAAAAATGGATAGTTTTTTAATGAAATCATGCCTAAAGTGCTAGGCAATTTGATATGTCGGGATTCATGAGTAATAGACAGGCTTGTTTGAGAAAAATGAGGTAGATAACGGATAAAATAGCAACGGTCTATTTGTAATAAGCTACGAATTTCTGTAACAGCAGTTTCTAAAATAGTATCGAGATCTAAAGAACTACGGATTTGACTAGCTAAACCCAGCAGTAAGGCTTCCCTACGGCTAAGGAGCTGTTCTTTAGCCCAAATTCTATCAATAGCTACAGCAATATTATTAGCGATCCAATTGAGCAAATTATGGGTGGCTTGGCTTAAAGGTTCACTACTAAATAAAGCCATGAGCCCAACTAATTCTTGTTCCACTATTAATGGATATGCAGAAAAAAATAAATTTGAAGATATATGTTCAAAATTGTAATTATGAAATTCCGTAGCTAACTCTTGATTTAATATTGCCTGATTATTTTGATTAATAATATCAATAACACTGTTAGCTACTAAATTTTGATGAGCGAAATCTTGAATATTGGTTAAGCAGTTAAAATTATTATCTGTACAACTAACTCCTGCTTGGAATTTTAGCTCTGTTGTCTGTGGTTCCCCAGTCCAAATACCGACAAAAGCAACATCCAAATATTGTGATATTACTTGTGTACTATGTTGAATAATTTCTGTTAGC contains:
- a CDS encoding ABC transporter ATP-binding protein, coding for MVNNPSPPLPLLAATGLSKSFGGIKAVNNASIEVAKGSITGLIGPNGAGKTTFFNLLSNFIRPDKGRVIFDGEPIHHLQPYQIAQQGVVRTFQVARTLSRLSVLENMLLAAQKQTGENFWQVQLQPHVVAKEEKQLQEQAMFLLESVGLAKKAHDYAGGLSGGQRKLLEMGRALMTNPKLILLDEPAAGVNPRLIDDICDRILNWNRQDGLTFLIIEHNMDVIMSLCDRVWVLAEGQNLADGTPAEIQTNPQVLEAYLGK
- a CDS encoding branched-chain amino acid ABC transporter permease, whose product is MFEYLIFLAISTATFALFSLGLNLQWGFTGLINFGHIAFMTLGAYTTVLLSLKGIPILVSAIVGAIVAALLGLVIGFATLRLREDYLGIVTIGVGELIRLVVNNQDLPVGDTWISGAFGVQSYPIPFSETPNLFFRFVMMGLLTLLLAVTAFSLWRWINNTRASGATEKLTRKTNKQEFISRLVVGIILGLLAIAVYVSGIISLYNYIPKAGLMLVALLVLAFVFWRLEMLVRSPWGRVLKAIREDEEIPKALGKNVFWYKLQSLMLGGAIAGIAGGFFAWQLSAVYPDNFQPQLTFDAWIMVILGGSGNNIGTILGTVIYFAYDAITREVLPKIIPLDEARLGAFRIMVIGLILMVLMIWRPQGILGKKEELTLGK
- a CDS encoding cytotoxic translational repressor of toxin-antitoxin stability system produces the protein MILEVRYTRSFLVDLKSLETSAYERVYNFVFFEFAHHWQMRSLPELRQLDDEAIFHRFTIDEYLVGIEVRGEIVKFLRVIPMPDV
- a CDS encoding glucose-6-phosphate isomerase is translated as MDAKALWQRYQDWLYFHEGLGLYLDVSRMRFDDAFVESLRPKFDQAFADMAELEKGAIANPDENRMVGHYWLRNPDLAPTPELTQEIVQTLEQIEAFAEKIQTGAIHPPRANRFTDVISIGIGGSALGPQFVAEALSSDFPPLKIHFIDNTDPAGIDRILTQLRNSLSSTLVLVISKSGGTPEPRNGMIEVKKAYAGQNLDFSQYAVAITSTDSNLDKIAKSEGWLATFPMYDWVGGRTSEMSAVGLVPAALQGIDVRAMLEGAKEMDDATRVADLKNNPAALLALSWYYAGNGKGEKDMVVLPYKDSLLLFSRYLQQLVMESLGKEKDLDGNTVYQGIAVYGNKGSTDQHAYVQQLREGVPNFFATLIEVLEDRKSPSPEIDPGVTSGDYLSGFLLGTRQALYENQRDSITVTIPQVNARTVGALIALYERAVGFYASLVNINAYHQPGVEAGKKAAAAILDLQKRVLEVLQSAKSALTLDEIAEKAGASQEIEAIYKILRHLHANQRGVVFQGNLAQPSSLKVSVS
- a CDS encoding PAS domain S-box protein; the protein is MQQPFQLENVESAAKDSRFFSLSLDLLCIAGFDGYFKHINPAWSRILGWSNEDLFNKPFLEFVHPEDRESTILAAQKLTTGQDAICFENRYLCADGSYKWLSWNSTTFSDENLIYAVARDITATKENEIALRNSLKESENLKYALNAHCLVAITDTDGIITYVNDKFCRISQYSREELIGKKHSIINSGYHSQEFFAQLWDTISQGKIWQGEIKNQAKDGSFYWVDTTIVPRLSAAGKPEKYVAIRTDITQRKLSELAIQERSHLSLLSAEVSLILAQSGTLTEIIQHSTQVISQYLDVAFVGIWTGEPQTTELKFQAGVSCTDNNFNCLTNIQDFAHQNLVANSVIDIINQNNQAILNQELATEFHNYNFEHISSNLFFSAYPLIVEQELVGLMALFSSEPLSQATHNLLNWIANNIAVAIDRIWAKEQLLSRREALLLGLASQIRSSLDLDTILETAVTEIRSLLQIDRCYFIRYLPHFSQTSLSITHESRHIKLPSTLGMISLKNYPFLAKKLLHQELICIHNIESDRQIEEHIQKFLTEFGITSLLLLPVNSNTGELGAIVCSHCSGERVWDNSEISLLQAVTDQLGIAIDHAQLYTQSRTATLAAQAQAEKLSETLHKLQQTQAQLIQQEKMSSLGQLVAGIAHEINNPVNFIHGNLSPADEYVQDLLELLKLYEKHYPHPAPEIQDFCEKVDLEFIANDLLKLLSSMRLGTNRIREIVLSLRNFSRLDEAEMKAVNIHEGLDSTLLILQNRLKAKSEHPIGIEIIKEYGKLPLVECYPGQMNQVFMNIINNAIDALDNYHNQHSQLDTQTNPSQIRIRTELTNNRRVIVRIADNGPGIPQDVQLKLFDPFFTTKPVGKGTGLGLSISYQIVVEKHAGILRCESVLGKGTEFWIEIPLQQEEMPI